A window of Vibrio gazogenes genomic DNA:
CAGAAGAAAATGGTAAGCTTTGCGGTTTTATTTGTGCGTTTGGTAATCACGATTTTGAAAAAGGCACTGTGATTGAATCCCTGCATGTTGCTTCTGAATTTCAGGGAAAAGGGATTGCGAAGTTATTGCTGAAAGATGTCACTAAATGGATTCAGCACTATTTTCCTGATGGCGGTGTGTATATTGAAGTCATGGAACAGAATATTCGGGCCATTGAGTTTTATGACCACCTCGGGGGCCTACATACACTGGATAGAATCTGGCATTCTCCATGTGGTAGTGATGTTCCGGAATGGATCTACACTTGGGAAACTCCTCAGGCAATTCTGTCTGCTATCGGATAAAATCAAGTGGGCCTGCGGGCCCATTTTTAGTCTGTTTTCTCGTAAGAAAAGCTGCTGCCAGCACGCAAGAAGTAGGAAAGAAGTCTATGAATCAGCCAGAATCCGCAGCTCACGCCTCCCGGCCATGTCACATTGGGAATGTTTCTCAACCAGAGTTATTGGATCACCTTTCCCAATATAAAGGACTGATTTTTGATATGGATGGGACGTTGCTTGATACCATGCCAGCTCATGTTGAGTCTTGGAAAAAAGCAGCGGAACATTTTGGTTTTCCTTTCACGGCACAATGGTTGCAAAGTATGGGTGGCATGCCGAGCATCAAAGTTGTTGGTGAGATTAACCGACGCTTTGGTTTATGTTTGAACCCGCACGATGTTTCACAGTTTAAACAGGATATGTTTCGCTTGCTTGATTATCAATATCCGCGAATCGCACTGACCTGTGACATTCTTGAACAAGCATACGGAGAAAGGAAGCTTGCGGTCGGTACCGGAAGTCACCGAGATAATGCACTGTTGCTATTAAAGAATGCCGGATTGTTGGATAAACTGGATACGGTCATCACCGCAAGTGATGTGGAAAATCATAAACCTCACCCGGATACGTTTCTTAAAGCCTGCCACCAAATTCAGCTGGAACCGTCAGAATGTGTTGTGTTTGAAGATACCGCGCTTGGGAAACAAGCTGCGCATGCTGCAGGGATGGATTGTTTTTTGGTTACGGAGCAGGGGTTAGTGTTCTATCCGCAGATGGATAAGGCGTCATAACCTGAGTCGCTAACGATGCAAACTGATGATGAGAGCTGCGTGAGCAGCTCTCTTGGTTTATATGACGGATAGATATTACTGAATATCGATTAATTCAACGTCAAAAATGAGCGTCGAACCGGCAGGAATTGTCGCAATGCCGCGATTGCCGTAGGCTAGCTTTGCCGGAATAAATAAGCGCACTTTCTGGCCGACAACCATCAATTGTAACCCTTCCTGCCAACCTTTAATGACTTGTTTCACGCCAAAGGTAATCGGTTTCTTGCGTTCAACAGAACTATCGAACACCTTGCCGCTTAATAATGTTCCATGATAATGCACGGTCACTTTATTGGTCGGTGTTGGGTGTTGTGTGCCGGTTCCTTCCTCCAGAATCTGATATTGCAAACCACTTTCTGTCGTCACAACGCCTTCCTGTTGTGCATTTTGTTCCAGAAATGCTTTTCCTTCACTGACGTTCTTTGCAACTGTCTGACTCCGTTTCCAGTTCCGGTAAAGAAAAATACCAGCGATGGCAAACATAAAGAGCGAGAAAATATAATTTTTATCCATGATGAATCTGTTCCTTGGGTTGAATCGATGCTCCCATACACAATCAATCACTCGAAGACGCTGCCGATGAGAGAAAGTATTGTTGAATGAGTTTTTCGTCTGGGAGCTTGCAGATAGATATATTTCATCGAAAAGAGCGGGCAAAGGCAATCTTTGTTGTCTCACAATCAGGCAAATGTCGAAAAATCAGCTATAAAGTTTTTATGATTTAGCCGATAAAGTGAATATGTCGGAAATAAGGATCGTGAATCAATGAAGTTTATCGTTTATCTATTAAGCTTCTGTCTTTTCGGGTGTGGTTCACTTGTCACTGAGCGTTTGTTTGATGACAATATGTTGGATAGAGCGCCAAAGAATAGCTCAGATGTGATTTATCCTGAGTGGGGACAGGATCCTGAGGCAACGCGCTCTGGTGTGCAAGGACCGCAAGGGCAGAAGAGAGCCGATAGCACTTATCTATCACTACAAAGGTTTTTGCTTAAGAACCGTATTGATTACGAAGTTTTACCGGGCCAGTTTATGATTGTTCGGGTTAAGCGGACCATTCAATTTGCCGTTGGTTCTGCGACTGTGGCACCGGAATCGCGGCTCTGGTTAGAAAAAGTTAACAACTATCTGGCAACTGCATACGGTCTTGAATTGGTGATTGACGGGCATACGGATGATCTTGGCAACGCCCATTACAATGATCAATTATCGAAAAAACGGGCTGAAGCCGTCAAACGGATCATTGCGAACAATCGTGTTTCTCTCGACTCTATTTATACCCGTGGGTATGGTGACGTTGTTCCTGCATGTACTAACCAGACGCAGAAAGGGAAAGCATGTAATCGACGTGTCGAGCTGTTCTTTATTCTTCCAAGTTAGTTGATTTGTCGTATCGATATTCAAAAAAACGCCAGCAATTGCTGGCGTTTTTGTCATGATGTTTGATTCACTGTTTTACCCTAAAGACAGTGCCACTTCCACGACATTATCCACGGTAAAGCCGAACAGTTTGAACAGTTCGCCAGCCGGTGCTGACTCACCAAAGCTGTTCATACCGACAATGCGACCATTGAGGCCGACATACTTGTACCAGTAATCTGCAATACCCGCTTCAATCGCAACGCGAGCAGTCACTGAAGCTGGTAGTACCGCTTCACGGTAAGTGGCATTCTGACGGTCAAATGCATCGGTTGAAGGCATAGAAACTACACGAACCTGCTTGCCTTTCGCAGTCAGTTCCGCTGCCGCTTGAACGGCTAAATCAACTTCAGAGCCGGTCGCAATCAGAATTAAATCCGGTGTGCCCTGACAATCTTTCAGGATGTAGCCACCTTTGGCGATGTTTGCTACCTGTTCTGCATCACGCGCTTGTTGCGCCAGATTCTGACGAGAGAAAATCAGGGCAGTCGGGGCATCTTTACGTTCAATCGCCAGCTTCCAAGCCATCGCGGATTCAACCTGGTCACAAGGACGCCACGTACTCATGTTCGGCGTCAGACGCAGTGAAGCAATTTGTTCAACCGGCTGGTGGGTCGGCCCGTCTTCACCCAAACCAATTGAATCATGGGTGTAAACCTGAATGTTCTGCACTTTCATCAGCGCAGCCATCCGCATTGCATTGCGCGCGTATTCCATAAACATCAGGAAGGTGGCGCCGTAAGGAATGAAACCGCCATGCAACGCAATCCCGTTGATGATAGCCGTCATCCCAAACTCACGGACACCGTAATGAATATAGTTGCCGGACGCATCATCTGGCGTCAGTGACTTCGAGCCAGACCACATGGTCAAGTTCGAAGGCGCGAGGTCAGCCGAGCCGCCCATGAATTCAGGCAGTAACTTGCCGAAGGCTTCCAAAGCATTTTGAGAAGCTTTACGGGAAGCGATTGTGGCCGGATTGGCTTGCAATTGTGCAATGATCTGGTTGGCTTGTGTTTCCCAGTTCGCAGGCAGTTCACCATTGACCCGACGCTTGAATTCAGCCGCCAACTCAGGGTAAGCAGCCTGATACGCTGCGAACGTCTCATCCCATGCAGCTTCTTTTGCTGCGCCGGATTCTTTCGCATCCCACTGCGCATAAATGTCAGCCGGAATCTCAAACGGGCCATATTCCCAACCCAGTTGCTCACGTGTTGCTTTGATTTCATCCGCACCCAGTGGCGCGCCGTGACAATCATGAGAGCCGGATTTGTTGGGTGAGCCAAAACCAATCACAGTTTTGGTACAAATCAATGTCGGACGTGACGTTTCCGCTTTGGCTGCGGTAATCGCCGCTTCAATCGCCGCAGCATCATGTCCGTCTACCGTCGGAATGACATGCCAGCCGTACGCTTCAAAGCGTTTCGCCGTGTCATCTGTGAACCAACCGTCCACATCTCCGTCAATCGAAATGCCGTTGTTATCCCAAAACGCAATCAGCTTGCCCAGACCCAAAGTACCGGCCAAAGAGCACGCTTCATGAGAAATCCCTTCCATTAAACAGCCATCACCGAGGAAAGCATAAGTGTGATGGTCAACGATATTATGCTGGTCACGGTTAAACTGCGCGGCGAGTGCTTTCTCCGCAATTGCCATACCAACCGCGTTAGTGATGCCTTGTCCGAGTGGCCCGGTTGTGGTTTCAATGCCCGGTGTATAACCGTACTCCGGGTGGCCCGGTGTTTTCGAATGCAACTGACGGAAGTTCTTCAGGTCGTCAATCGACAGGTCATACCCCGTCAAATGCAACAGTGAATAAATCAGCATCGAACCGTGGCCGTTAGAGAGCACGAAACGGTCGCGGTCAGCCCAATTCGGGTTTTGTGGATTGTGGTTCAGGTGAGAGCGCCACAGCACTTCAGCGATATCCGCCATCCCCATCGGGGCGCCGGGGTGACCTGAGTTGGCTTGTTGAACACCATCCATACTTAAAGCGCGGATTGCATTCGCGAGATCTTTACGGTTCATAATTTTTTTCCAACAAGATTATATGAAGATTAAAAGCGGTATAAATAGAAAGAGGACTGTTGGTACAGTCCTCTCAAATATCGTCTTAAAGCTGTTTGCTGATCATCGCTTCCAGCTTACCTTGGTCAATCGCGAAATTGCGAATCCCTTCAGCCAGTTTCTCAACTGCCATCGCATCTTGGTTATGCTCCCACAGGAATTCCGCATGAGTCATTGGTTGTGGGCGTTCTTGAACGCGAGTTGTCGGTGTGAGTTTCACATCGATTTGGCTTTCGGTTTCTTCCAGCGTCTGGAGTAACTGAGGGCTGATCGTCAGGCGATCACAACCCGCGAGTTCAAGGATTTCGCCGGTATTACGGAAGCTGGCACCCATCACGACAGTGTCATAACCATGCTCTTTATAGTAGTTGTAGATTTTCGTGACAGACAGAACACCCGGATCTTCATTTGCTGCGAAGTCGCGGCCTTCTTTCGCTTTGTACCAGTCCATGATGCGGCCGACAAATGGTGAAATCAGGTAAGCACCGGCTTCTGCACAAGCACGGGCTTGCGCAAAAGAGAACAACAGGGTCAGGTTACAGTTGATCCCATCTTTTTCGAGTACCTCAGCGGCACGAATCCCTTCCCATGTGGAAGCGACTTTAATCAAGATACGATCATTGCTGATCCCAGCATCGTTATACAGGCTGATGAGCTTGCGGGCTTTTTCAATGGTTTTTTCGGTATCGTAAGATAGGCGGGCATCAACTTCAGTCGATATACGGCCGGGAATACTTTTCAGGATTTCTTTACCAATGGTTACTGCCAGCATATCACTGGTATCTTCAAGCTGTTGTGCTTTGTCATCACTTTTAGACTTGGCATAAGCGATGGCCTGATCGATAAATGCTGCATACTCAGGAATCTGAGCGGCTTTTAGAATCAACGATGGGTTCGTTGTTGCATCTTGGGGCTGATATTTTTTGATGGCATCAATCTCGCCGGTATCAGCAACGACAGTGGTATATTTGCGGAGTTGTTCTAGTTGATTGCTCATATTCCGATCATCCTCTTTTAGGGCAAAAGCACAGCTGAGAGATAAACATGACATCATGAGGATGTCTGTTTCAAGAGCTGGCTTGATAAATCTTCAACATTTGTACCATTGCTCTGAACATATGATCAAATGTTGAGTAAATGATGAGTCCATATTTATCTGAACGATTGAGAAAGTCAACGGCTATCATGAATTTCTTCCGGGTGGTACTGATATTCAGAAAATGTAGTGCATTTTTTCTGTTTTTTTATCGCTATTTTCTAAAATAAGTACCATTCCTCAGTTAAAAACATAGTTGTTTTGTGTGAACATTTGTCTTGTCATTGAACATTTGATATATAGAGAAGCATTGATTGTGATGATATCACTCGCGCTTAAGTTGTTCTGAGTGAGTCAATCATCACTGTGGTGGCCAGATGTATTGGAGGTGTATATGACGGGGTTGCAAGAGATATCCGTTGAGGATTCGGATCTACTGACAGAAATTTCGGTTGCCTATTATCAGGATGGTGCCACACAAGAAGAAATATCTAAGAAATATGCGATCTCCAGAGCCAAAGTCGGGCGGATGCTGAAGCAAGCCCGGGATGAAGGCATTGTCGAAATTACGGTGAAATATCATCCGGTATTCAGTGCGAAAGTCGAGCAGCGACTGATTGAGCGGTTTGGTATTAAACGTGCCCTGATTGCCTTGGATCAACCGAAAGAGGCGCAACAGCGCCAGCAAATTGCCGGGTTGGTTTCGAATTATTTATCCAGCTCACTCAAAAGTGGTCAGGTGATCGCTGTCGGTCAGGGGAGAAATGTCTCTGCTGTTGCCCACCATGTCGGCGTGATTTCACCGAAGGATGTCAAATTTG
This region includes:
- a CDS encoding FKBP-type peptidyl-prolyl cis-trans isomerase, encoding MDKNYIFSLFMFAIAGIFLYRNWKRSQTVAKNVSEGKAFLEQNAQQEGVVTTESGLQYQILEEGTGTQHPTPTNKVTVHYHGTLLSGKVFDSSVERKKPITFGVKQVIKGWQEGLQLMVVGQKVRLFIPAKLAYGNRGIATIPAGSTLIFDVELIDIQ
- a CDS encoding OmpA family protein; its protein translation is MKFIVYLLSFCLFGCGSLVTERLFDDNMLDRAPKNSSDVIYPEWGQDPEATRSGVQGPQGQKRADSTYLSLQRFLLKNRIDYEVLPGQFMIVRVKRTIQFAVGSATVAPESRLWLEKVNNYLATAYGLELVIDGHTDDLGNAHYNDQLSKKRAEAVKRIIANNRVSLDSIYTRGYGDVVPACTNQTQKGKACNRRVELFFILPS
- a CDS encoding GNAT family N-acetyltransferase, with the translated sequence MDIRVAEYSDFEKIAELHAQSWQQNYQGMMETHYLQDEVEEDRRLIWQTRLINPPINQHVVVAEENGKLCGFICAFGNHDFEKGTVIESLHVASEFQGKGIAKLLLKDVTKWIQHYFPDGGVYIEVMEQNIRAIEFYDHLGGLHTLDRIWHSPCGSDVPEWIYTWETPQAILSAIG
- the tkt gene encoding transketolase, producing the protein MNRKDLANAIRALSMDGVQQANSGHPGAPMGMADIAEVLWRSHLNHNPQNPNWADRDRFVLSNGHGSMLIYSLLHLTGYDLSIDDLKNFRQLHSKTPGHPEYGYTPGIETTTGPLGQGITNAVGMAIAEKALAAQFNRDQHNIVDHHTYAFLGDGCLMEGISHEACSLAGTLGLGKLIAFWDNNGISIDGDVDGWFTDDTAKRFEAYGWHVIPTVDGHDAAAIEAAITAAKAETSRPTLICTKTVIGFGSPNKSGSHDCHGAPLGADEIKATREQLGWEYGPFEIPADIYAQWDAKESGAAKEAAWDETFAAYQAAYPELAAEFKRRVNGELPANWETQANQIIAQLQANPATIASRKASQNALEAFGKLLPEFMGGSADLAPSNLTMWSGSKSLTPDDASGNYIHYGVREFGMTAIINGIALHGGFIPYGATFLMFMEYARNAMRMAALMKVQNIQVYTHDSIGLGEDGPTHQPVEQIASLRLTPNMSTWRPCDQVESAMAWKLAIERKDAPTALIFSRQNLAQQARDAEQVANIAKGGYILKDCQGTPDLILIATGSEVDLAVQAAAELTAKGKQVRVVSMPSTDAFDRQNATYREAVLPASVTARVAIEAGIADYWYKYVGLNGRIVGMNSFGESAPAGELFKLFGFTVDNVVEVALSLG
- a CDS encoding beta-phosphoglucomutase family hydrolase, translated to MDGTLLDTMPAHVESWKKAAEHFGFPFTAQWLQSMGGMPSIKVVGEINRRFGLCLNPHDVSQFKQDMFRLLDYQYPRIALTCDILEQAYGERKLAVGTGSHRDNALLLLKNAGLLDKLDTVITASDVENHKPHPDTFLKACHQIQLEPSECVVFEDTALGKQAAHAAGMDCFLVTEQGLVFYPQMDKAS
- the tal gene encoding transaldolase, which translates into the protein MSNQLEQLRKYTTVVADTGEIDAIKKYQPQDATTNPSLILKAAQIPEYAAFIDQAIAYAKSKSDDKAQQLEDTSDMLAVTIGKEILKSIPGRISTEVDARLSYDTEKTIEKARKLISLYNDAGISNDRILIKVASTWEGIRAAEVLEKDGINCNLTLLFSFAQARACAEAGAYLISPFVGRIMDWYKAKEGRDFAANEDPGVLSVTKIYNYYKEHGYDTVVMGASFRNTGEILELAGCDRLTISPQLLQTLEETESQIDVKLTPTTRVQERPQPMTHAEFLWEHNQDAMAVEKLAEGIRNFAIDQGKLEAMISKQL